Below is a window of Streptobacillus ratti DNA.
TAGATTTCTAATCTATCATCATAAATATCTAAATGAATTTCACTTCCTATTACAGAATAATCTCTATGAATAAGTGCATTTACTATAGCTTCTTGTACTGCTCTTTCAGGATAATCTGGATATTCTATTCTATATAAAGAACCTTTTTTCCACATTTTTTTAGAATTTCTTTTTACAAAATCCATAGATGCCTTTAAAAGATATATGATATTTCCCTCGAATTCTTTATCATCTAAAGCGTCCATTAAACCATTTGCTTTATTAAGTCCATTCCATTTTGTACAAAAAATTCTTGATTGATAAACTTGATAACCATCTGCAAAAAGACTACCAGCTATTGTAAGATTACCATTATTATCTATTAAACCAAATGAAGATAAATCTTTTTCTTCAAAATTTTTTCCTGTTTTTTCTTTATATTCAATTGCTAATTCTTTAAAAGTTACATTTTCTATTTCTTTATCTGATTTTAATGAGTCATAACTTATATGTTGCCCTTTTAAAGACATGTTAAATAAATCCATTCTTGTAGCAGGAATACTTTGATTTCCAACTCTTTTATATGCAGTTCTTGAACCTGAATCTACTACAAAATATGGTGTATTTTTACCTTTATGTACAGTTAATATTATTATTACTTTTCCATCTATATCTTCTATTTCCATGTCAAATTCTGGTATTGAATCTATTTTTGTTTTTATAATCTCACTAATATCTTCAGAATCTTTTTTATAATTTTCAAGTCCTACGATTTCATCATTTTCTTTTACTCCGAATATTAGCTTTCCACCATTACTATTTGAGAAAGCTGATACAGATTTTAACCATGATTTTGGTTTGTTAATTTCTAATTTTTCTTTTTTATCATAGAGATTAGTTTCTCCTAAATAATATTTTAAATTCAAAGTGTATCACCCTCTTTTTTTGGAGTTTATATTAATGATTACTTTAAAAGTATATCATAAATTTATGTAAATACAAATGATAACATATTTACTTTTAATGTTCATAGATTTGTAAAGAAATTCTCATAATCCTCTATTGTAATATTACTTGTTTGAAATAATTTTTTTTCCATTTTTGTTATATATTCAAAATCTAATATTTTAGTTGCTTCTTCTAAATTTATTCTGGATAGAATTTTTTTTGTATAAGGTCTTTTTGAATTTATATTAGTTATTGATAACAAAAAGTTTTTTATAATATCACTATTTAATATAATAGTCGTTATTAATGCTGTTTTCTCATCATTAAAACTTAAAAAATAGCAAGTATCATCTAGCATTATAGGTTTATCTGATTTAATCATTATAAAAATTGCTTCTTTATAAAAACCAGATATTGCTACCTTGTATTTACTAAAAGAATATTCACCTATTCCAAATATTGAAAACTTAGGATTATTTTTATATATACTACTTTTTCTTGAAGATAATTTTTTTTCATAGCTATTTAAATAATCCCATAATTTTGGACTTTCATTTTTAATATATTTTGTTTCCTCACCTATTTTAGATTGTGTTATTATTACATGTTTCCTTGTATCAGTACCATTTTTATACTTCTTTATATCGCTACTTTTTAGTAATGGATAAACCAATTTATCTTCTATATCAACGATTTGATTGAATCCATTCATATATTCTTTATTTTGATTTAATATTAACTCCATTACTTTACTTGAATCATGTTTAACTCCTTGTCTCCATTCAAATGGAGATTTTCCATCTAATTCTTTAATGTAAAAATCATAGTCTGTAACAAAATCTTCATCATTAAAACCCATTTGTGTTTCATATTTGATAACATCTTGTTTTAAAGTATATACTTTGAATTTATTAGTACTGTAATCATAATTTTTACCTTTTTCTATATATAGTAAACAAGCGTCTGTTGAAACATT
It encodes the following:
- a CDS encoding AlbA family DNA-binding domain-containing protein — protein: MNLKYYLGETNLYDKKEKLEINKPKSWLKSVSAFSNSNGGKLIFGVKENDEIVGLENYKKDSEDISEIIKTKIDSIPEFDMEIEDIDGKVIIILTVHKGKNTPYFVVDSGSRTAYKRVGNQSIPATRMDLFNMSLKGQHISYDSLKSDKEIENVTFKELAIEYKEKTGKNFEEKDLSSFGLIDNNGNLTIAGSLFADGYQVYQSRIFCTKWNGLNKANGLMDALDDKEFEGNIIYLLKASMDFVKRNSKKMWKKGSLYRIEYPDYPERAVQEAIVNALIHRDYSVIGSEIHLDIYDDRLEIYSPGGMYDGTFIQNINPYNISSTRRNPILADLFARMDLMERRGSGLRKIIESYEFEENYREELKPEFRSTETAFFSVLKNLNYKGINDTNEDINDTNENIIYLNDRQNKIIELMKHNSNITTLELSKIFSVSMRTIQRDIKILKGKKVIKNVGNNKNGNWIINN
- a CDS encoding class I SAM-dependent methyltransferase, whose product is MYGKIKKELGDYQTPMYFAEIITNFVKEHISFSPNKIIEPTCGVGNFLITSIKKFKNTEIIGIDINNNYLNEAKQKLNEIKKTNYKLVNSNIFDYKYNDISNDDNILIIGNPPWAVNSNLTSGELKNLPIKTNFKKYKGLEAITGSSNFDICEYIILDAIKKVNSKNLCLAMLCKTNVAINIIKELKKEKYSIKQGIILKFNAKKIFNVSTDACLLYIEKGKNYDYSTNKFKVYTLKQDVIKYETQMGFNDEDFVTDYDFYIKELDGKSPFEWRQGVKHDSSKVMELILNQNKEYMNGFNQIVDIEDKLVYPLLKSSDIKKYKNGTDTRKHVIITQSKIGEETKYIKNESPKLWDYLNSYEKKLSSRKSSIYKNNPKFSIFGIGEYSFSKYKVAISGFYKEAIFIMIKSDKPIMLDDTCYFLSFNDEKTALITTIILNSDIIKNFLLSITNINSKRPYTKKILSRINLEEATKILDFEYITKMEKKLFQTSNITIEDYENFFTNL